A region from the Corynebacterium halotolerans YIM 70093 = DSM 44683 genome encodes:
- the purD gene encoding phosphoribosylamine--glycine ligase, with translation MRILVIGSGGREHALLKGLAADPATTDLHVTPGNAGMAGLATIHADAGAVDDPAAMTALAQRIDAGLVVIGPEIPLVAGVADALRAAGIRVFGPNRDAAQIEGSKQFAKEVMAAAGVRTARAEQLQPGTGDAGVEAALDRFGPTWVVKDDGLAGGKGVVVTSDRAAAREHVDAVHALGNPVLLESFLDGPEISLFCLVDGETVVPLLPAQDHKRAYDNDEGPNTGGMGAYTPLPWLPAEGVQRIVDEVCVPVAKEMVRRGTPYSGLLYAGLAWGAEGPAVVEFNARFGDPETQPVLSLLKTPLAGLLDAVARGELASQPELEWEDGYALTVVLAAEGYPASPRKGVAITGSALGDAGKVLHAGTALGPTGDTESAGGRVLNILGKGATLEEARDTAYSILDGIELAGAFYRHDIALAAVEGRISLR, from the coding sequence ATGCGCATTCTCGTGATCGGATCGGGCGGCCGCGAGCACGCCCTGCTCAAGGGCCTGGCCGCCGACCCCGCCACCACCGACCTGCACGTGACCCCCGGCAACGCCGGCATGGCCGGCCTCGCCACCATCCACGCCGACGCCGGCGCGGTGGACGACCCGGCCGCCATGACCGCACTGGCCCAGCGTATCGACGCCGGGCTGGTCGTCATCGGCCCCGAGATCCCGCTCGTCGCCGGCGTGGCCGACGCCCTGCGCGCGGCCGGTATCCGGGTGTTCGGCCCCAACCGCGACGCCGCCCAGATCGAGGGCTCCAAGCAGTTCGCGAAGGAGGTCATGGCCGCCGCGGGCGTGCGGACCGCGCGCGCCGAGCAGCTGCAGCCCGGCACGGGCGACGCCGGGGTGGAGGCGGCGCTCGACCGCTTCGGCCCCACCTGGGTGGTCAAGGACGACGGCCTCGCCGGGGGCAAGGGGGTCGTCGTCACGTCCGATCGCGCGGCCGCCCGCGAGCACGTCGACGCCGTGCACGCCCTGGGTAACCCGGTGCTGCTGGAGTCCTTCCTCGACGGTCCGGAGATCTCCCTGTTCTGCCTGGTCGACGGCGAGACCGTCGTCCCGCTGCTGCCCGCCCAGGACCACAAGCGCGCCTACGACAACGACGAAGGCCCCAACACCGGCGGCATGGGCGCCTACACGCCGCTGCCCTGGCTGCCGGCCGAGGGCGTGCAGCGCATCGTCGACGAGGTGTGCGTGCCCGTCGCGAAGGAGATGGTCCGCCGCGGCACCCCGTACTCCGGGCTGCTCTACGCCGGCCTGGCGTGGGGGGCGGAGGGCCCGGCCGTCGTCGAGTTCAACGCCCGCTTCGGCGACCCGGAGACCCAGCCGGTTCTCTCGCTGCTCAAGACCCCGCTGGCCGGGCTGCTGGACGCCGTGGCCCGCGGGGAGCTGGCCTCGCAGCCGGAGTTGGAGTGGGAGGACGGCTACGCGCTGACCGTCGTGCTCGCCGCGGAAGGCTACCCGGCGTCGCCGCGCAAGGGTGTGGCGATCACCGGTTCCGCGCTCGGTGACGCCGGGAAGGTCCTGCACGCCGGCACGGCGCTGGGCCCGACGGGGGACACGGAGTCCGCCGGGGGACGCGTGCTCAACATCCTCGGCAAGGGGGCCACACTGGAGGAGGCGCGCGACACCGCCTACTCGATCCTGGACGGGATCGAGCTGGCCGGCGCCTTCTACCGCCACGACATCGCCCTGGCGGCCGTCGAGGGGCGCATCAGCCTCCGGTAA
- a CDS encoding HIT family protein, with protein MSSVFTKIINGELPGRFVYRDDAVVVFLTIEPLRYGHVLVVPVEEVDKWTDLDPRIWGRVNEVAQNVGRAVIEAFGSSRAGYIIAGFDVPHAHIHVFPTDRMSEYDFANQMAADATDPAKMDEAAEKIRAALGTDENGRPH; from the coding sequence ATGAGTAGCGTGTTCACCAAGATCATCAACGGCGAACTGCCGGGACGTTTCGTCTACCGCGATGATGCGGTCGTCGTCTTCCTGACCATCGAGCCCCTCCGCTACGGCCACGTGCTGGTCGTTCCCGTCGAGGAGGTCGACAAGTGGACCGACCTCGATCCGCGTATCTGGGGCCGGGTCAACGAGGTCGCCCAGAACGTCGGCCGCGCCGTCATCGAGGCCTTCGGATCCTCCCGCGCGGGCTACATCATCGCCGGCTTCGACGTCCCCCACGCCCACATCCACGTCTTCCCCACGGACCGGATGAGCGAGTACGACTTCGCGAATCAGATGGCCGCCGACGCCACGGACCCGGCGAAGATGGACGAGGCCGCCGAGAAGATCCGTGCCGCCCTCGGCACCGACGAGAACGGTCGTCCCCACTGA
- a CDS encoding alpha/beta fold hydrolase, giving the protein MPHRGTLPELPPLADAPGTPVVLLHGLMGSPGNYERTARRLLDAGVPVAAPEYGRHGTVGLERSLAEITDGIGEVLGHSPTGRIDIVGHSLGGLMGLRLAHYLPGKVRTLVGLGAAFRGLPPARNRLLGWGIGTVMGVGARELMVPQPLDAVVPEGTRVVSIVSDADRVVPTDSSRLGELVEVHGVRHEHLPGLAAEITDALGWRP; this is encoded by the coding sequence GTGCCGCACCGCGGCACACTGCCGGAGCTGCCTCCGCTCGCCGACGCCCCCGGCACCCCCGTCGTGCTCCTGCACGGGCTGATGGGCTCGCCCGGCAACTACGAGCGCACCGCGCGCAGGCTACTCGACGCCGGCGTACCCGTCGCCGCCCCCGAATACGGCCGCCACGGCACCGTGGGCCTGGAACGCTCTCTCGCGGAGATCACCGACGGCATCGGTGAGGTGCTCGGACACTCCCCGACCGGCCGCATCGACATCGTCGGCCACTCCCTGGGCGGGCTGATGGGACTGCGCCTGGCCCACTACCTGCCCGGAAAGGTGCGCACCCTCGTCGGCCTGGGCGCGGCCTTCCGGGGGCTGCCACCCGCCCGCAACCGCCTGCTCGGCTGGGGCATCGGCACCGTGATGGGCGTCGGCGCCCGCGAGCTGATGGTGCCCCAACCTCTCGACGCCGTGGTCCCGGAGGGCACGCGGGTGGTCTCGATCGTCTCGGACGCGGATCGGGTGGTACCCACCGACTCCAGTCGACTCGGCGAGCTCGTGGAGGTCCACGGGGTGCGCCATGAGCACCTGCCGGGCCTGGCCGCCGAGATCACGGACGCCCTGGGGTGGCGGCCGTGA
- a CDS encoding sensor histidine kinase, whose protein sequence is MADQATTIPSGVPNPYRGRTLDDQMGSASASNGKRRRTASPVSTIRSMPLRTWLVVIIVAVSGLGLAASSVAVSSIMKEVVYSRVDDDLVASLDGWASSSAIFRANPSARPPSDYSVIKIYEDGSTIIFNDRNGPPNLSEVVIGGPPQTVGSVPGSGKTTEWRVIAEAEDGVTTVVAKELDREQNLLYRLALVQLTISALVLLVMGLLGYFFIRRAMQPLREVERTAGAIAAGDLDRRVPQWPRETEVGQLAYALNTMLARLQESVESARSKEEQMRRFVGDASHELRTPLTSVRGYTELYRSGATGDVDRVLTKINDESQRMSLLVEDLLALTRAEGSRLDKRPVDLLETSLAAASSARAAFAGRTVTVANETSSIPVVDGDPARLHQVLLNLITNGLVHGGPEASVGLTLWLDGDDVVVTVADDGRGMAPETAAHIFERFYREDSSRSRTSGGSGLGLAIAKSLVEQHGGRIRVDSVEGEGSTFTIRLPRLQDRE, encoded by the coding sequence ATGGCTGATCAGGCGACCACCATCCCGTCGGGTGTCCCCAACCCCTACCGGGGCCGGACGCTCGACGACCAGATGGGCTCGGCGTCGGCAAGCAACGGGAAACGGCGCCGCACCGCGTCCCCGGTCTCCACGATACGGTCGATGCCGCTGCGCACCTGGCTGGTCGTGATCATCGTGGCGGTCTCCGGGCTGGGGCTGGCGGCCAGTTCGGTGGCGGTGTCCTCGATCATGAAGGAGGTCGTCTACTCCCGCGTGGACGACGATCTCGTCGCCTCCCTCGACGGCTGGGCCAGCAGCTCCGCGATCTTCCGGGCCAACCCGTCCGCGCGGCCGCCGTCCGATTACAGCGTGATCAAGATCTACGAGGACGGCTCCACCATCATCTTCAATGACCGTAACGGTCCGCCGAATCTCAGCGAGGTGGTCATCGGCGGCCCGCCGCAGACCGTCGGGTCGGTGCCCGGTTCGGGCAAGACCACCGAGTGGCGCGTCATCGCCGAGGCCGAGGACGGAGTGACGACGGTCGTCGCCAAGGAGCTCGACCGCGAACAGAACCTGCTCTACCGCCTCGCCCTGGTGCAACTGACGATCAGTGCGCTGGTGCTGCTGGTCATGGGACTGCTGGGCTACTTCTTCATCCGCCGGGCCATGCAGCCGCTGCGCGAGGTGGAGCGCACCGCCGGCGCCATCGCCGCCGGTGATCTCGACCGGCGTGTGCCCCAGTGGCCCCGCGAGACCGAGGTCGGCCAGCTGGCCTACGCGCTCAACACGATGCTAGCCCGCCTGCAGGAGTCCGTCGAGTCCGCGCGGAGCAAGGAGGAGCAGATGCGCCGCTTCGTCGGCGACGCCTCCCACGAGCTGCGTACGCCGCTGACCTCCGTGCGCGGCTACACGGAGCTGTACCGCTCCGGCGCCACCGGCGACGTCGACCGCGTGCTGACCAAGATCAACGACGAGTCCCAGCGCATGAGCCTGCTGGTTGAGGACCTGCTGGCGCTGACCCGCGCGGAGGGCAGCCGCCTCGACAAGCGGCCCGTGGACCTGCTGGAGACCTCACTCGCGGCGGCGAGCTCCGCCCGCGCGGCGTTCGCCGGACGGACGGTCACCGTGGCCAACGAGACCTCGTCGATCCCCGTCGTCGACGGCGACCCGGCTCGCCTGCACCAGGTGCTGCTCAACCTCATCACCAACGGCCTGGTCCACGGCGGACCTGAGGCGAGCGTGGGGCTCACTCTGTGGCTCGACGGGGATGACGTCGTCGTGACCGTGGCCGATGACGGCCGCGGCATGGCCCCTGAGACCGCCGCCCACATCTTCGAGCGCTTCTACCGCGAGGATTCCTCGCGCTCCCGCACCTCGGGTGGCTCCGGGCTGGGCCTGGCGATCGCGAAATCGCTGGTCGAACAGCACGGCGGCCGAATCCGCGTGGACTCCGTGGAGGGGGAGGGATCCACCTTCACGATCCGGCTGCCGCGGCTGCAGGACAGGGAGTAG
- a CDS encoding response regulator transcription factor has translation MEDMNDTQSPQAAVKVLVVDDEPNIVELLTVSLKFQGFEVRTASSGTEALRLAREFNPDAYILDVMMPGMDGFELLAKLRGEGLDGPVLYLTAKDAVEHRIHGLTIGADDYVTKPFSLEEVITRLRVILRRGHTVEESSEDATITYADLTLNDDTHEVTKSGKIVELSPTEFNLLRYLMLNSEVVLSKSKILDNVWHYDFGGDGNVVESYISYLRRKIDTGDTPLIHTVRGVGYVLRTPRQ, from the coding sequence ATGGAAGACATGAACGACACCCAGTCTCCCCAGGCGGCGGTGAAGGTCCTGGTCGTCGACGATGAGCCCAACATCGTCGAGCTGCTCACCGTGAGCCTGAAATTCCAGGGCTTCGAAGTGCGCACCGCCAGCTCGGGAACCGAAGCTCTCCGCCTGGCGCGCGAGTTCAACCCCGACGCCTACATCCTCGATGTCATGATGCCGGGGATGGACGGCTTCGAGCTCCTCGCCAAGCTGCGTGGTGAGGGGCTCGACGGCCCCGTGCTGTACCTGACCGCCAAGGACGCCGTGGAGCACCGCATCCACGGGCTGACCATCGGTGCGGACGACTACGTCACCAAACCCTTCTCCCTGGAGGAGGTCATCACCCGGCTGCGGGTCATTCTGCGCCGCGGTCACACGGTGGAGGAGTCCTCCGAGGACGCCACGATCACCTACGCGGATCTCACCCTCAACGACGACACCCACGAGGTCACCAAGTCGGGCAAGATCGTCGAGCTCTCGCCGACCGAGTTCAATCTCCTGCGCTATCTCATGCTCAACTCCGAGGTGGTGCTGTCGAAGTCGAAGATCCTCGACAACGTCTGGCACTACGACTTCGGCGGCGACGGCAATGTCGTCGAGTCCTACATCTCCTACCTCCGGCGCAAGATCGACACCGGCGACACCCCGCTCATCCACACCGTCCGCGGCGTCGGCTACGTGCTGCGCACCCCACGCCAGTAA
- a CDS encoding MerR family transcriptional regulator, whose amino-acid sequence MTDHTIGEAADILHVTTRTLRHWDAIGLLVPSWRTWADHRLYTDDDLDTALQILVYREAGVPLKEIGALLAEPATAEERLRRQRDILVERIGHLHRMVRAVDEILQEDEMNDEKMTTEEKIELFGGDWKPEYQDEAEQRWGGTPEWEQSQARQAKMTKEDWIRVKEEQDAFVDALADAATRDVEPGSDEASALVARHLASIDQWYEVSRSRQVLLARMYVADERFNAAYRGHAAYLLSLVEAEAEKEGVDLADVQWG is encoded by the coding sequence GTGACCGACCACACCATCGGCGAGGCCGCCGACATCCTCCACGTGACCACCCGCACGCTGCGGCACTGGGACGCCATCGGGCTGCTGGTGCCCAGCTGGCGCACGTGGGCGGACCACCGCCTCTACACGGACGATGACCTGGACACCGCGCTCCAGATCCTCGTCTACCGCGAGGCCGGGGTACCGCTGAAAGAGATCGGCGCCCTGCTCGCCGAACCGGCGACGGCGGAGGAGCGGCTGCGCCGCCAGCGCGACATCCTGGTGGAGAGAATCGGTCACCTGCACCGGATGGTCCGGGCAGTCGACGAAATCCTGCAGGAGGACGAGATGAATGACGAGAAGATGACCACCGAGGAGAAGATCGAGCTCTTCGGCGGCGACTGGAAGCCCGAGTACCAGGACGAGGCCGAGCAGCGCTGGGGTGGCACCCCCGAGTGGGAGCAGTCCCAGGCCCGGCAGGCGAAGATGACGAAGGAGGACTGGATCCGCGTCAAGGAGGAGCAGGACGCCTTCGTCGACGCGCTCGCCGACGCCGCCACCCGCGACGTGGAGCCCGGCTCCGACGAGGCCTCGGCGCTGGTGGCCCGGCACCTGGCGAGCATTGACCAGTGGTACGAGGTGTCCAGGTCCAGGCAGGTGCTGCTGGCGCGGATGTACGTGGCCGACGAGCGATTCAACGCCGCCTACCGCGGCCACGCGGCGTACCTGCTGAGCCTGGTCGAGGCCGAAGCCGAGAAGGAGGGCGTGGATCTGGCGGACGTGCAGTGGGGGTGA
- a CDS encoding alanine racemase has protein sequence MTRPTRLADLPHPPDTPAVLIDRSVLDRNLAGMAEFAAARGLRLRPHVKTHKIPEIARAQLAREAAGLTVATIGEAEVFAAVGCTDLFIAYPVWPTPAKGGRIRALLEAGVRLRVGVDSPEAAARWGGPDFDGLELMIELDSGHHRSGARVDGVGEIARVVAGTGRRLAGLFTFPGHSYTPDGVAEAAADEHDCLTAARDLLAESGFAVAGLELSGGSTPSATLTTPGATTEIRPGVYVFNDAQQLELGRCGWDDIALTVAATVVSRREDLGQVILDAGSKILGSDRPAWATGFARVPGAPGARVTALSEHHATVAWPAGEPLPQRGELLEVVPNHVCPVLNLVDEVTVTDGGEIVDHWTVAARGRNS, from the coding sequence ATGACCCGCCCGACCCGTTTGGCCGACCTGCCGCACCCGCCCGATACCCCGGCGGTGCTCATCGACCGCTCCGTCCTCGACCGTAACCTCGCGGGGATGGCCGAGTTCGCCGCGGCCCGGGGGCTGCGGCTGCGCCCGCACGTCAAGACCCACAAGATTCCCGAGATCGCCCGCGCTCAATTGGCCCGGGAGGCGGCGGGATTGACGGTGGCCACCATCGGGGAGGCCGAGGTCTTCGCCGCGGTGGGCTGCACGGACCTGTTCATCGCCTATCCCGTCTGGCCGACCCCGGCCAAGGGCGGGCGGATCCGCGCCCTGCTCGAGGCGGGCGTGCGGCTGCGCGTCGGCGTCGACTCCCCGGAGGCGGCCGCCCGATGGGGCGGACCCGACTTCGACGGCCTGGAGCTGATGATCGAACTGGATTCCGGGCACCACCGCTCCGGTGCGCGGGTCGATGGCGTCGGCGAGATCGCCCGCGTGGTGGCGGGAACCGGGCGTCGCCTGGCGGGGCTGTTCACCTTCCCCGGCCACAGCTACACCCCGGACGGGGTCGCCGAGGCCGCCGCGGACGAACACGACTGCCTGACTGCCGCGCGCGACCTGCTGGCCGAGTCCGGCTTCGCGGTCGCCGGTCTGGAACTGTCCGGCGGCTCGACGCCCTCGGCGACGTTGACCACTCCCGGCGCCACCACCGAGATCCGGCCCGGCGTGTACGTCTTCAACGACGCCCAGCAGCTCGAACTCGGCCGCTGCGGCTGGGATGACATCGCCCTGACCGTGGCCGCGACGGTCGTCTCGCGCCGGGAGGACCTGGGCCAGGTGATCCTCGACGCCGGCTCCAAGATCCTCGGCTCGGACCGGCCCGCCTGGGCGACCGGCTTCGCCCGCGTCCCGGGAGCGCCCGGCGCCCGCGTCACCGCGCTGTCCGAGCACCACGCCACCGTCGCCTGGCCGGCGGGCGAGCCGCTGCCGCAGCGCGGGGAGCTGCTCGAGGTGGTGCCCAACCACGTCTGCCCGGTGCTCAACCTCGTCGACGAGGTCACCGTGACCGACGGGGGAGAGATCGTGGACCACTGGACCGTGGCGGCGCGCGGGCGCAACAGCTGA
- a CDS encoding pyruvate dehydrogenase: MPRTYAAQLIATLEAQGVERIYGIVGDSLNPVVDALRDSSIEWVHVRNEEAAAFAAGAESLMTGKLAVCAGSCGPGNTHFVQGLYDAHRNGAKVLAIASHIPSLQIGSTYFQETHPELLFNECSAYCEMVNSTDQGGRILHHAIQSTVAGKGVSVLVLPGDIAEHEATDDTFTDSVIATGSPITFPDPAEAAALVAAINDADSVTLFCGEGVKNARGQVLALAEKIKSPIGHAFGGKMHIQYDNPFDVGMSGLLGYGACRDAMFDADLLILLGTDFPYTDFLPAGNVAQVDIDASHIGRRTTIHHPVVGDVAAVIENILPHVEEKTDRSFLDRQLRNHAEALEGVVEAYTTGVEKHTPIHPEYVAAVIDELAADDAVFTVDTGMCNVWAARYITPNGRREELGSFRHGSMANALPQAIGAQAADRGRQVISFSGDGGLSMLLGELLTVRLHDLPVKTVVFNNSSLGMVKLEMLVGGMPEFGTDHEHVNFAAIAEGMGIRTVRIENPKKVRSGIAEALAHDGPVLVDVVTDPNALSIPPNITWDMLLGFSKATTRTIFGGGVGRMVNLARSNLRNIPKP; the protein is encoded by the coding sequence ATGCCCCGGACCTACGCCGCACAACTCATCGCCACCCTGGAGGCCCAGGGCGTGGAACGCATCTACGGCATCGTCGGCGACAGCCTCAACCCCGTCGTGGACGCCCTGCGCGACTCCTCCATCGAGTGGGTGCACGTCCGCAACGAGGAGGCCGCCGCCTTCGCCGCCGGCGCCGAGTCCCTGATGACCGGCAAACTGGCCGTGTGCGCCGGGTCCTGCGGGCCGGGCAACACCCACTTCGTCCAGGGCCTCTACGACGCCCACCGCAACGGGGCGAAGGTGCTGGCCATCGCCTCCCACATCCCCTCGCTGCAGATCGGCTCCACCTACTTCCAGGAGACCCACCCGGAGCTGCTGTTCAACGAATGCTCCGCCTACTGCGAGATGGTCAACTCCACCGACCAGGGCGGGAGGATCCTCCACCACGCCATCCAGTCCACCGTCGCGGGCAAGGGCGTCTCCGTCCTGGTGCTGCCGGGCGACATCGCCGAGCACGAGGCCACCGACGACACCTTCACCGACTCCGTCATCGCCACCGGATCCCCCATCACCTTCCCGGATCCGGCCGAGGCGGCCGCGCTGGTGGCCGCGATCAACGACGCCGACTCGGTCACCCTGTTCTGCGGGGAAGGCGTGAAGAACGCCCGCGGTCAGGTCCTCGCCCTGGCCGAGAAGATCAAGTCGCCCATCGGCCACGCCTTCGGCGGCAAGATGCACATCCAGTACGACAACCCCTTCGACGTCGGCATGTCCGGCCTGCTCGGCTACGGTGCCTGCCGTGACGCGATGTTCGACGCCGACCTGCTGATCCTGCTGGGCACCGACTTCCCGTACACGGACTTCCTGCCCGCCGGCAACGTCGCACAGGTTGACATCGACGCCTCCCACATCGGCCGCCGCACCACCATCCACCACCCGGTGGTCGGTGACGTGGCCGCGGTCATCGAGAACATTCTCCCGCACGTCGAGGAGAAGACGGACCGCTCCTTCCTCGACCGTCAGCTGCGCAACCACGCGGAGGCGCTGGAGGGGGTCGTGGAGGCCTACACCACAGGCGTCGAGAAGCACACGCCCATCCACCCCGAGTACGTCGCCGCCGTCATCGACGAGCTCGCCGCCGACGACGCCGTATTCACCGTCGACACCGGCATGTGCAACGTGTGGGCGGCGCGCTACATCACCCCGAACGGGCGTCGCGAGGAGCTCGGCTCCTTCCGCCACGGCTCCATGGCCAACGCCCTGCCGCAGGCCATCGGCGCGCAGGCCGCCGACCGTGGGCGCCAGGTCATCTCGTTCTCCGGCGACGGCGGGCTGTCGATGCTGCTCGGTGAGCTGCTGACCGTCAGGCTGCACGACCTGCCGGTCAAGACGGTCGTGTTCAACAACTCCTCACTCGGCATGGTCAAGCTGGAGATGCTCGTCGGGGGCATGCCGGAGTTCGGGACCGACCACGAGCATGTCAATTTCGCGGCCATCGCCGAGGGCATGGGCATCAGGACCGTGCGCATCGAGAACCCGAAGAAGGTGCGCTCCGGCATCGCCGAGGCGCTGGCGCACGACGGGCCGGTGCTCGTCGACGTCGTGACCGACCCCAATGCGCTGTCCATCCCGCCGAACATCACGTGGGACATGCTGCTCGGGTTCTCGAAGGCGACCACCCGCACCATCTTCGGCGGCGGCGTGGGCCGCATGGTGAACCTGGCGCGCTCCAACCTGCGCAACATCCCGAAGCCGTAG
- a CDS encoding MFS transporter, which produces MIGVDNSILYTALPELRVQLGTTALQGLWIINAYPLMMAGLLLGTGTLGDRIGHRLMFLIGLSVFGVASLAAAFAPTAWFLVAARALLGVGAATMMPATLALIRITFSDERERNTAIGVWGSIAVIGAAAGPVLGGLLLEHFWWGSVFLINVPVVVLTLLGTVVVAPANIPNPDKRWDAVSSLYALLTLSGLVMTVKELTNPARQPWLLAGAAAVFALGAVAFTRRQRRLDDPLLAFDVFRSRIFTGGVLAAGGAMFAVAGVELMTTQRFQLVGGFSPLEAGLLVAAVTASAFPMSILGGAFLHRIGFTPLISGGFAAVATGVGLACWAGGRDDFVPFVVGLLFVGAGAGAIMSVSSTAIMGSAPVRRAGMAAGVEEVSYEFGTLLSVAILGSLLPMFYLLRAPASAPADPLAGLAHPVHGPAAAAAYDQAYLGVLAIIAVFAAVLAVLTAWCFRGNPKSADSVG; this is translated from the coding sequence ATGATCGGCGTGGACAATTCGATCCTCTACACCGCCCTGCCCGAGCTGCGCGTCCAGCTCGGGACCACCGCGCTGCAGGGGCTGTGGATCATCAACGCCTACCCGTTGATGATGGCGGGCCTGCTCCTGGGCACCGGCACCCTCGGCGACCGGATCGGGCACCGTCTGATGTTCCTCATCGGCCTGTCGGTCTTCGGCGTGGCGTCGCTGGCCGCCGCCTTCGCGCCCACCGCGTGGTTCCTCGTCGCCGCCCGCGCCCTGCTCGGGGTCGGGGCCGCGACGATGATGCCGGCGACCCTCGCGCTGATCCGCATCACCTTCTCCGATGAGCGGGAACGCAACACCGCCATCGGGGTGTGGGGCTCGATCGCCGTGATCGGCGCGGCCGCCGGCCCCGTACTCGGCGGGCTGCTGCTGGAGCACTTCTGGTGGGGCTCGGTCTTCCTCATCAACGTGCCGGTGGTCGTCCTCACCCTGCTGGGCACGGTGGTGGTCGCCCCGGCGAATATACCGAACCCGGACAAGCGCTGGGACGCCGTCTCCTCCCTCTACGCCCTGCTCACCCTGTCGGGGCTGGTGATGACGGTCAAGGAACTGACGAACCCGGCGCGCCAGCCCTGGCTGCTGGCCGGGGCGGCCGCCGTGTTCGCCCTCGGCGCGGTGGCCTTCACCCGCCGTCAGCGCCGTCTGGACGACCCCCTGCTGGCCTTCGACGTCTTCCGCTCCCGCATCTTCACCGGCGGGGTACTCGCCGCCGGCGGGGCGATGTTCGCGGTGGCCGGCGTGGAGCTGATGACCACCCAGCGTTTCCAGCTCGTGGGCGGTTTCAGCCCGCTGGAGGCGGGCCTGCTCGTCGCGGCGGTGACGGCCTCGGCGTTCCCGATGTCGATTCTCGGCGGTGCCTTCCTGCACCGCATCGGGTTCACCCCGCTGATCTCCGGCGGTTTCGCGGCCGTGGCGACCGGGGTGGGGCTGGCGTGCTGGGCCGGGGGCCGGGACGACTTCGTCCCCTTCGTCGTGGGTCTGCTGTTCGTCGGCGCGGGGGCCGGGGCGATCATGTCGGTGTCCTCCACCGCGATCATGGGCTCGGCCCCGGTGCGCCGCGCCGGCATGGCCGCCGGGGTGGAGGAGGTCTCCTACGAGTTCGGCACGTTGCTGTCGGTGGCCATCCTAGGCAGCCTGCTGCCGATGTTCTATCTCCTGCGGGCCCCGGCGTCGGCCCCCGCGGATCCCCTCGCCGGGCTCGCGCACCCGGTGCACGGTCCCGCGGCCGCGGCCGCCTACGACCAGGCCTACCTGGGTGTCCTCGCCATCATCGCCGTCTTCGCCGCGGTGCTGGCCGTGCTCACCGCGTGGTGCTTCCGCGGCAACCCGAAGAGCGCCGACAGCGTGGGGTAG